One segment of Polaribacter huanghezhanensis DNA contains the following:
- a CDS encoding putative quinol monooxygenase — MFVRIVKMGFHEENVTVFLEIFESKKEKIRSNNGCQLLELYRDKKDPSIFFTYSYWETEQDLENYRNSELFKVVWAKTKALFNTKPEAWSVDKTMSLP, encoded by the coding sequence ATGTTTGTTAGAATTGTAAAAATGGGGTTTCACGAAGAAAATGTAACGGTATTTTTAGAGATTTTTGAAAGCAAAAAAGAAAAAATAAGAAGCAATAACGGTTGTCAATTATTAGAATTGTATCGCGATAAAAAGGATCCAAGTATTTTCTTTACGTATAGTTATTGGGAAACCGAACAAGATTTAGAGAATTACAGAAATTCTGAGTTGTTTAAAGTCGTTTGGGCAAAAACCAAAGCTTTATTTAATACAAAACCAGAGGCGTGGAGTGTTGATAAAACGATGAGTTTACCGTAA
- a CDS encoding MFS transporter, whose amino-acid sequence MNKKPTLGLKENWVQFTILVIVNAFVGGMVGLERSIFPKFAELEFGIASKTAILSFIIAFGITKAITNYFTGKLANKYGRKNLLILGWLFAIPIPFILMNAAHWNWVIFANILLGINQGLTWSSTVVMKIDLVGEKDRGLAMGINEFAGYFAVGIVAFLTGIVAQKYGITPYPFYIGIGISIVGLLLSILFVKDTRKFVNQEQKIDTTKKLDNVFLETTFKNKNLSAITQAGLVNNLNDGMIWGLLPILLISLQFDTKSIGIVAAVYPSVWGIGQLFTGKMSDLYSKKKMLFWGMLLQGIAIIFIVYTTNFLSLVFIAAILGFGTALVYPTFLSAIAATTTPTQRAESIGVFRLWRDLGYAIGAILSGIIADVWGIEDAIISIGMITILSSFVIKFRMTE is encoded by the coding sequence ATGAACAAAAAACCAACACTAGGATTAAAAGAAAATTGGGTTCAGTTTACCATTTTGGTAATTGTCAATGCATTTGTGGGCGGAATGGTTGGTTTAGAACGCAGCATTTTTCCAAAATTTGCAGAACTCGAGTTTGGCATCGCTTCTAAAACGGCCATTCTTTCTTTTATTATTGCATTCGGAATTACTAAAGCAATTACCAATTATTTTACAGGAAAATTAGCCAACAAATACGGACGAAAAAACTTATTGATTTTAGGTTGGTTGTTCGCAATTCCCATTCCTTTTATTTTGATGAATGCTGCACATTGGAATTGGGTGATTTTTGCCAATATTTTATTGGGAATCAATCAAGGATTAACTTGGAGCAGTACTGTGGTTATGAAGATTGATTTGGTCGGCGAAAAAGACCGAGGTTTGGCAATGGGAATTAACGAATTTGCTGGTTATTTTGCAGTCGGAATTGTGGCATTTTTAACCGGAATTGTAGCGCAGAAATACGGCATAACTCCATATCCTTTTTATATCGGAATTGGAATTTCTATTGTTGGATTATTGCTATCTATTTTGTTTGTAAAAGACACGCGAAAATTTGTGAATCAAGAACAAAAAATAGATACCACAAAAAAGTTAGATAATGTGTTTTTAGAAACCACTTTTAAGAATAAAAATTTAAGCGCAATTACGCAAGCTGGTTTGGTGAATAATTTAAATGATGGAATGATTTGGGGTTTATTGCCCATTTTGTTAATCAGTTTGCAATTCGACACCAAAAGCATTGGAATTGTTGCCGCTGTGTATCCTTCTGTTTGGGGAATCGGACAATTATTTACAGGAAAAATGTCTGACCTTTATTCTAAAAAGAAGATGTTGTTTTGGGGAATGTTATTGCAAGGAATTGCAATTATTTTTATCGTGTACACAACCAATTTTTTAAGTTTGGTTTTTATTGCTGCTATTTTAGGATTTGGAACTGCGTTGGTGTATCCAACATTTTTATCCGCAATTGCTGCAACAACTACTCCAACACAACGCGCAGAAAGCATTGGTGTTTTCAGATTATGGCGCGATTTAGGCTATGCAATTGGCGCTATTTTATCAGGAATCATTGCTGATGTTTGGGGAATTGAAGATGCAATTATTTCCATCGGAATGATCACAATTCTGTCTTCTTTTGTCATTAAATTTAGAATGACGGAATAG
- the dnaN gene encoding DNA polymerase III subunit beta, whose product MKFIVSSSQLLKQLQVLGGVINSNNTLPILDNFLFELSKNELKISASDLETTMSAVVEVESDSKGSIAVSARLLLDTLKTFPDQPLTFKTEGESAIEISSDQGKYDMAFFSGEEFPKAVSLAAPSTTVIPSAILANAISKTIFAAGNDDLRPVMSGVFFQFSPESLTFVATDAHKLVKYTRTDVTANESAEFIMPKKPLNLLKGILSGSESDVSIEYNNSNAKFTFDNFVLVCRLIDGKYPNYEAVIPKENPNKLTVDRASFLNSVRRVSIFSSKTTHQIRLKMAGTELNISAEDLDYANKADERLSCDYQGDDMQIGFNSRFLSEMLNNLNANDVLIEMSLPNRAGILTPIDGTDEGEQVTMLVMPVMLNS is encoded by the coding sequence ATGAAATTTATAGTATCTAGCTCGCAATTATTAAAACAACTTCAAGTACTTGGAGGCGTAATCAATAGCAATAATACATTACCAATTTTAGATAATTTCTTATTTGAATTATCAAAAAACGAATTAAAAATTTCTGCATCAGATTTAGAAACAACGATGAGTGCTGTTGTAGAAGTAGAATCTGATTCTAAAGGTTCTATTGCCGTTTCTGCGCGTTTGTTATTAGACACCTTAAAAACATTTCCAGATCAGCCGTTAACGTTTAAAACTGAAGGAGAAAGCGCTATTGAAATTAGTTCTGATCAAGGAAAATACGACATGGCATTTTTTAGCGGAGAAGAATTTCCTAAAGCCGTTTCTTTAGCTGCACCAAGCACCACTGTAATTCCGTCTGCTATTTTAGCAAACGCAATTTCTAAAACCATTTTTGCTGCTGGTAACGATGATTTACGTCCGGTAATGAGCGGAGTGTTTTTTCAGTTTAGTCCCGAAAGTTTAACATTTGTTGCAACCGATGCACATAAATTAGTAAAATATACAAGAACTGATGTTACTGCAAATGAAAGTGCAGAATTCATCATGCCAAAAAAACCATTGAACTTATTAAAAGGAATTTTAAGCGGTTCTGAAAGCGATGTTTCTATAGAATACAACAACTCAAATGCAAAGTTTACTTTTGATAATTTTGTATTGGTTTGTCGTTTGATCGACGGAAAATATCCAAATTACGAAGCGGTAATTCCGAAGGAAAATCCAAATAAATTAACAGTTGATAGAGCATCATTTTTAAATTCTGTTCGTAGAGTTTCTATTTTTTCTAGTAAAACTACACATCAAATCAGGTTAAAAATGGCAGGAACAGAATTAAACATTTCTGCAGAAGATTTAGATTACGCAAACAAAGCAGACGAACGTTTGTCTTGTGATTATCAAGGAGACGACATGCAAATAGGCTTTAACTCTCGTTTTTTAAGCGAAATGTTAAACAACTTAAACGCTAACGATGTATTGATAGAAATGTCTTTACCAAACAGAGCCGGAATCTTAACACCAATTGACGGAACAGACGAAGGAGAACAAGTTACGATGTTGGTAATGCCAGTGATGTTGAA
- the gldG gene encoding gliding motility-associated ABC transporter substrate-binding protein GldG — protein sequence MSKNLKFIAKLVLGLLLINFFGNQYYKRFDLTQDKRYTLTNTTKSIVHSVDNVLNVKVYLEGDFPAEFKRLQIETKQFLEELRAVNSNIRIQFINPDTFREELIKKGLTPSRLTVEEDGKLSEAIIFPWAEISYQNKTNLVNLLPSSNANSQDEQLQNAVENLEFSFASAIKNINRKSKQKIAVISGNGELEDIYVYSFLKDVASKYSLAKFTLDSVLTNPQKTLKDLTSFDLAIIAKPTIKFSDNEKLTLDQFITNGGKTLWMIDNVQADQDSLLQTGKMLAYPRDLNLTDLLFAYGVRINTTIIKDMYAAKIPLATGNVGNKTQFQYLPWDFHPLVNGNPNHPITKNIRPVRLQFTTQIDTLKNNIKKTPLLATSLLSAKMGTPNFVELKSIANNQNPNEYKSGKQLTAVLLEGDFKSAYKDRIKPFKTSLYKKESTPNKMVVIADGDIAKNQVLKNQPYDLSTDKWTQETFGNKEFLLNAVDYLLDDDGLINLRNKSLKINLLNKQKAFEERSFWQFFNVVLPLVLLAIFGVIFNYLRKKKYY from the coding sequence ATGTCTAAGAATTTAAAATTTATCGCAAAATTAGTACTTGGTTTACTGTTGATAAACTTCTTCGGAAATCAATATTACAAACGTTTCGATTTAACGCAAGACAAACGCTACACGCTTACAAACACAACAAAATCTATTGTACATTCTGTTGACAATGTTTTAAATGTAAAAGTGTATTTAGAAGGTGATTTTCCTGCGGAATTTAAGCGTTTACAAATTGAAACAAAACAGTTTTTAGAAGAATTAAGAGCGGTAAATTCTAATATTAGAATTCAGTTTATCAATCCAGATACGTTTAGAGAAGAATTAATCAAAAAAGGATTGACTCCAAGTAGATTAACTGTTGAAGAAGACGGGAAATTATCGGAAGCAATTATATTTCCTTGGGCAGAAATTTCCTATCAAAATAAAACCAATTTGGTAAATTTATTGCCGAGTTCTAACGCAAATTCACAAGACGAACAATTGCAAAACGCGGTTGAAAACTTAGAATTTTCTTTCGCCAGTGCCATTAAAAACATCAACCGAAAAAGTAAACAAAAAATCGCTGTTATCTCTGGAAATGGAGAATTAGAAGATATTTATGTATATAGCTTTCTAAAAGACGTTGCATCCAAATATAGTTTGGCGAAATTTACGTTGGATTCTGTGTTGACAAATCCACAAAAAACATTAAAAGATTTAACGAGTTTCGATTTGGCAATTATTGCAAAACCAACCATTAAATTTTCTGATAATGAAAAATTAACGCTCGATCAATTTATTACAAATGGCGGAAAAACATTGTGGATGATTGACAATGTGCAAGCAGATCAAGACAGTTTATTGCAAACAGGAAAAATGCTTGCGTATCCAAGAGATTTAAATTTAACCGATTTATTATTTGCGTACGGAGTGAGAATTAACACCACAATTATTAAAGATATGTATGCTGCTAAAATTCCGTTAGCAACCGGAAATGTTGGCAACAAAACGCAGTTTCAATATTTACCTTGGGATTTTCATCCGTTGGTAAACGGAAATCCAAATCATCCGATTACAAAAAATATTCGTCCAGTTCGTTTACAGTTTACAACTCAAATTGACACGTTAAAAAACAATATTAAAAAAACGCCTTTATTAGCAACATCATTATTATCTGCAAAAATGGGAACACCAAATTTTGTAGAATTAAAAAGCATTGCTAATAACCAAAATCCAAACGAATATAAAAGCGGAAAACAATTAACTGCCGTGTTGTTAGAAGGCGATTTTAAATCTGCTTATAAAGACCGAATTAAACCTTTTAAAACATCGCTTTATAAAAAGGAAAGTACTCCGAATAAAATGGTTGTAATTGCTGATGGAGATATCGCAAAAAATCAAGTTTTAAAAAACCAGCCCTACGATTTATCAACCGATAAGTGGACACAAGAAACCTTTGGAAACAAAGAGTTTTTATTAAATGCAGTAGATTATTTATTAGATGATGATGGCTTAATCAACCTAAGAAATAAATCACTTAAAATTAATCTATTGAACAAACAAAAAGCTTTTGAAGAACGTTCTTTCTGGCAGTTTTTTAATGTTGTTTTACCTTTAGTTTTGTTAGCTATTTTTGGTGTTATTTTTAATTATTTAAGAAAAAAAAAATATTATTAA
- the gldF gene encoding gliding motility-associated ABC transporter permease subunit GldF, with amino-acid sequence MFPILRKEFNLFFASPIAYLVIGVFLLVNGLFLWVFKDDTNILNAGFADLNSFFLLAPWILLFLIPAITMKSFADELNAGTIETLRTKPISDWQIVLGKFTASLLLIVVALAPTLTYVYTIIQLGNPVGNIDLGSTIGSYIGLLFLAATYTSVGLFTSTFSKNQIVAFILGVFITFFLFYGFDAIAGIFPSNSYTIQLLGINEHFKSISRGVIDTRDVLYFISVSVFFLLLTKNQLRNV; translated from the coding sequence ATGTTTCCAATCCTTAGAAAAGAATTCAATTTATTTTTTGCTTCGCCAATTGCTTATTTAGTAATCGGAGTTTTCTTGTTGGTAAACGGATTGTTTTTATGGGTTTTTAAAGACGATACCAATATTTTAAATGCTGGTTTTGCAGATTTAAATAGCTTCTTTTTATTAGCACCTTGGATTTTATTATTCTTAATTCCGGCAATAACAATGAAAAGTTTTGCCGACGAATTAAATGCAGGAACCATAGAAACACTGCGAACAAAACCAATTTCTGATTGGCAAATTGTATTGGGCAAATTTACTGCTTCGCTCCTATTAATTGTGGTTGCTTTAGCGCCAACATTGACCTATGTGTATACAATTATTCAGTTAGGAAATCCAGTTGGAAATATCGATTTAGGAAGCACCATTGGTTCGTACATTGGTTTGTTATTTTTAGCCGCAACCTACACTTCTGTTGGATTATTTACCTCAACATTTTCTAAAAATCAAATTGTAGCATTTATTTTAGGCGTTTTTATCACGTTCTTTTTATTCTACGGATTTGATGCCATTGCAGGAATCTTTCCATCCAATAGTTATACCATTCAGTTATTAGGAATCAACGAACATTTTAAAAGTATCAGTCGCGGAGTGATTGACACCAGAGATGTTTTGTACTTTATTTCTGTCAGCGTTTTCTTTTTATTACTAACTAAAAATCAGTTACGTAATGTCTAA
- a CDS encoding phosphatase PAP2 family protein, whose product MKLKRIDFLFLGFLLITSILLVCSWNQTENVAELLVIRGIISAISLGFIFLNPIVKSALFTLFRNSYPVLFAGYFYTETVHYNKLFFNNLDPLFIQLDEWIFGFQPSLEFVKYFSNSFVTELMYFGYFSFYFIILGFVLIMYFKRKKSFIESIYKVTFSLLCFYFIFALFPSAGPQFYFDISERAVPTNGFIFQKIMHIIQANAEQPTGAFPSSHVGVTVVILLIARKTLPLFFKICLPITFLLILSTVYIKAHYAVDTIAGFLIAPIILYLADFTYHYQFKKKNLYKLNL is encoded by the coding sequence ATGAAACTAAAACGCATAGATTTCCTTTTTTTAGGTTTTCTTTTAATTACAAGCATTTTATTAGTTTGCTCTTGGAATCAAACCGAAAATGTAGCTGAATTATTAGTAATTAGAGGAATTATTTCTGCAATAAGTTTGGGTTTTATTTTTTTAAATCCGATTGTGAAATCTGCATTATTTACATTGTTTAGAAATAGCTATCCAGTTTTATTTGCAGGTTATTTTTACACAGAAACGGTACATTACAACAAACTATTTTTTAATAATTTAGATCCATTATTCATTCAATTAGATGAGTGGATTTTTGGTTTTCAGCCAAGTCTAGAATTTGTAAAATATTTCTCAAATTCATTTGTTACAGAATTAATGTATTTCGGGTATTTTTCATTTTATTTTATCATTTTAGGATTTGTACTTATCATGTATTTTAAAAGAAAAAAATCATTCATTGAAAGCATATATAAAGTCACTTTCTCGTTATTATGCTTCTATTTTATTTTCGCATTATTTCCTTCTGCAGGACCACAATTTTATTTCGATATATCAGAAAGAGCTGTTCCAACAAACGGCTTTATTTTTCAAAAAATAATGCATATAATTCAAGCTAATGCAGAACAACCAACGGGTGCTTTTCCGAGTTCACATGTTGGTGTTACCGTAGTAATTTTGTTAATAGCTAGAAAAACCTTGCCGTTATTTTTTAAAATCTGTTTACCTATAACTTTCCTTTTAATTTTATCAACTGTTTACATAAAAGCACATTATGCTGTTGATACAATTGCTGGTTTTTTAATTGCACCAATTATCTTGTATTTGGCAGATTTTACGTATCATTATCAATTCAAAAAAAAGAATCTTTACAAACTAAATTTATGA
- a CDS encoding PIG-L family deacetylase gives MKKRILILFPFLFLFISIHAQKPQKLSSNQIYEKIQKLNFLGSALYIAAHPDDENTRLISYLANHEKARTGYLSLTRGDGGQNLIGPEIRELLGLIRTEELLAARRIDGGEQFFTRANDFGYSKNPKETLEFWEKDKVLSDVVWAIRTFKPDVIINRFNHRTPGTTHGHHTTSAMLSVAAFDLANDATKYPNQLKYTETWQPKRLFFNTSSWFYNNQKDFEKATKGKLTSFDVGVYYPLKGLSNNEIAALASSQHLCQGFGRLTTRGTQFEYLEFLKGDKPKDTKDIFSGINTTWNRIKGGGEIGAILYDVEKNFDFSNPSKHLPALLNAYDKIQLLEDAHWREIKLKQIKEIIEAAAGLYLEVSATNSSTTPNGEVTLKVEALNRSDITTFFDSYRIKENRVAIVRSPEKQLENNVRVNITDKIQLKNKPYSDPYWLQEKGTLGMYTVKNQLLIGKPESDRPLQVEFNLNIWEHNISFTKNVVYRYSRSDVGEIYEPFEVLPEVTTKLSNKVLIFSDNSPQKVAVLVRAGTKNVRGFVSLEVPANWTIFPNQIPFSIAQKGDNVTVDFMVTPPVNQSEGILKSIATIDGKIYNKELIEINYNHIPKQSVLLNSEAKVVRLNIQKNGNYIGYITGAGDEIPESLRQIGYTVIPIDPNEINEENLHKFDAIVLGVRAYNTVDALKFKQKFLLDYVEKGGNMIVQYNTAGRGGIDVGAPFKLHISRDRVTDETAKVSLLAKNHSLLNFPNKIEASDFDGWVQERGLYFPDEWSKQFTPILSMHDKDEPARNGSLLVAKHGKGHYIYTGLSFFRELPAGVSGAYKLFANMLSIGKENIQKQTEIKE, from the coding sequence ATGAAAAAAAGAATTCTTATTCTATTTCCTTTTTTGTTTTTGTTTATATCAATTCACGCTCAAAAACCACAAAAATTATCTTCAAATCAGATTTATGAAAAGATTCAGAAATTAAATTTTTTAGGATCTGCCTTATATATTGCTGCGCATCCAGATGATGAAAACACACGATTAATTTCCTATTTGGCAAATCACGAAAAAGCGAGAACAGGGTATTTGTCTTTAACGCGTGGCGATGGCGGTCAGAATTTAATCGGTCCAGAAATTAGAGAATTGTTAGGATTGATTAGAACAGAAGAATTATTAGCTGCCAGAAGAATTGACGGTGGAGAACAATTTTTTACCAGAGCAAACGATTTTGGGTATTCTAAAAACCCAAAAGAAACGCTAGAGTTTTGGGAAAAAGACAAAGTGTTAAGCGATGTTGTTTGGGCAATTAGAACTTTTAAACCAGATGTAATTATCAACAGATTTAATCATAGAACTCCAGGAACAACACACGGGCATCACACAACTTCGGCAATGTTAAGTGTAGCGGCTTTTGATTTGGCAAATGATGCAACAAAATACCCAAATCAATTAAAATATACAGAAACTTGGCAGCCAAAACGCTTGTTTTTTAATACATCTTCTTGGTTTTATAATAATCAAAAGGATTTTGAAAAAGCAACAAAAGGAAAATTGACATCTTTTGATGTTGGTGTGTATTATCCGTTAAAAGGATTGTCGAATAACGAAATTGCTGCGTTGGCAAGTAGCCAACATTTGTGCCAAGGTTTTGGTCGATTAACAACTCGTGGAACGCAATTTGAATATCTTGAATTTTTAAAAGGCGATAAACCTAAAGACACTAAAGATATTTTCTCAGGAATTAATACCACTTGGAATCGCATCAAAGGCGGCGGAGAAATTGGTGCAATTTTGTATGATGTAGAAAAGAATTTCGATTTTTCAAATCCGTCGAAACATTTACCAGCATTATTAAATGCCTATGATAAAATTCAGTTGTTAGAAGATGCGCATTGGAGAGAAATCAAACTCAAACAAATCAAAGAAATTATAGAAGCTGCTGCCGGTTTGTATTTAGAAGTTTCTGCAACCAATTCTAGCACAACGCCAAACGGAGAAGTTACGTTAAAAGTTGAAGCTTTAAATAGAAGCGATATCACAACTTTTTTTGATAGTTATCGCATTAAAGAAAATAGAGTTGCCATCGTACGATCGCCAGAAAAACAGTTAGAAAATAATGTTCGTGTAAATATTACCGATAAAATACAATTAAAAAACAAACCCTATTCAGATCCGTATTGGTTGCAAGAAAAAGGAACATTGGGAATGTACACGGTAAAAAATCAGTTGTTAATTGGTAAACCCGAATCTGATAGACCTTTACAAGTTGAATTCAATTTAAATATTTGGGAACACAACATTTCATTTACAAAAAATGTGGTGTACAGATATTCTAGAAGTGATGTTGGAGAAATTTATGAACCTTTTGAAGTATTGCCAGAAGTTACTACAAAATTAAGCAACAAGGTGCTTATTTTTTCTGATAATTCTCCGCAAAAAGTAGCAGTTTTAGTAAGAGCAGGAACAAAAAACGTACGTGGTTTTGTAAGCTTGGAAGTTCCAGCTAATTGGACAATTTTCCCGAACCAGATTCCGTTTTCTATTGCTCAAAAAGGCGATAATGTAACGGTAGATTTTATGGTAACGCCGCCGGTAAATCAATCAGAAGGGATTTTAAAAAGTATCGCAACTATTGATGGTAAAATATACAATAAAGAATTAATCGAAATCAATTATAACCACATTCCGAAACAATCAGTCTTATTAAATTCTGAAGCGAAAGTTGTTCGATTAAATATACAGAAAAACGGAAATTATATTGGTTATATTACTGGCGCTGGCGATGAAATTCCAGAAAGTTTACGCCAAATAGGATATACAGTAATACCGATTGATCCAAATGAAATCAACGAAGAAAATCTGCATAAATTTGATGCTATTGTTTTAGGAGTTAGAGCCTATAATACTGTTGACGCATTAAAGTTTAAGCAAAAATTCTTGCTAGATTATGTAGAAAAAGGCGGAAATATGATTGTGCAATACAATACAGCAGGACGGGGCGGAATTGATGTTGGTGCGCCATTTAAATTGCATATTTCTAGAGATCGAGTGACCGATGAAACTGCCAAAGTTAGTTTGTTGGCAAAAAATCATTCTCTGTTGAATTTTCCAAATAAAATAGAAGCGTCAGATTTTGATGGTTGGGTGCAAGAACGCGGATTGTATTTCCCAGACGAATGGAGTAAACAATTTACACCCATTTTATCGATGCATGATAAAGATGAACCAGCAAGAAATGGAAGTTTGTTAGTGGCAAAACATGGAAAAGGACATTATATTTACACAGGATTAAGCTTTTTTAGAGAATTACCAGCGGGTGTTTCTGGAGCGTATAAACTCTTTGCAAATATGTTGTCTATAGGAAAAGAGAACATACAAAAGCAAACAGAAATAAAAGAATAG
- a CDS encoding sodium:solute symporter codes for MEILDWIVLSITLLFIVIFGAYKTRKNTSVQDYIKGGNDTKWWTIGVSVMATQASAITFLSTPGQAFHSGMGFVQFYFGLPIAMVIICLVFIPIYHRLKVYTAYEYLEGRFDLKTRTLAAILFLIQRGLAAGITIFAPAIILSAVLGWDLVSLNIIIGVLVIIYTVSGGTKAVNVTQKQQMFIIFIGMFVAFFMIIDKLPQDISFTKALDIAGASGKMKVLDFSFDLSNRYTVWTGFLGGTFLMLSYFGTDQSQVQRYLSGKSVRESQLGLLFNGLLKVPMQFFILLVGVMVFVFYQFNAAPLNFNPKANEAVINSKYAAEYASLENQYKKIENDKKALVLDGVQASDKIKIKELEVKSVAIKEQAKGVIHKADASVETNDKDYVFIHFILNNLPRGLIGLLLAVILSAAMSSTASELNALASTTAIDLYKRNVKEEKSDEHYVKASKWFTLGWGILAILVACVANLFDNLIQLVNIIGSIFYGNVLGIFLLAFFIKFVKGNAVFIAALITQAIIIGVFLLDWLPYLWLNLLGCVLVMGIAILIQTTQKNKMDVVTV; via the coding sequence ATGGAAATTTTAGACTGGATTGTACTTTCTATAACTTTATTATTTATTGTGATTTTTGGTGCTTATAAAACAAGAAAAAACACAAGCGTACAAGATTATATAAAAGGAGGAAACGACACAAAATGGTGGACAATTGGAGTGTCTGTAATGGCAACTCAAGCAAGTGCAATCACTTTCTTATCAACTCCTGGACAAGCATTTCATAGCGGAATGGGATTTGTACAATTTTATTTCGGTTTGCCAATTGCAATGGTAATTATTTGCTTGGTTTTTATTCCGATTTATCACCGATTAAAAGTCTATACAGCGTACGAATATTTAGAAGGACGCTTCGATTTAAAAACAAGAACTTTAGCCGCCATTTTATTTTTAATTCAACGTGGATTGGCAGCCGGAATTACCATTTTTGCTCCGGCAATTATTTTGTCTGCTGTGTTGGGTTGGGATTTGGTTTCCTTAAATATTATCATCGGAGTTTTGGTGATTATTTACACAGTTTCTGGCGGAACAAAAGCGGTAAATGTGACACAAAAGCAACAGATGTTTATCATTTTTATTGGAATGTTTGTTGCCTTTTTTATGATCATTGACAAATTACCACAAGATATTTCTTTTACAAAAGCTTTGGATATTGCAGGTGCAAGCGGAAAAATGAAAGTACTCGATTTTTCGTTTGATTTATCAAATAGATATACAGTTTGGACAGGTTTTTTGGGTGGAACTTTTTTAATGTTGTCTTATTTTGGTACAGATCAAAGTCAAGTACAACGGTATTTGTCTGGAAAATCAGTAAGAGAAAGTCAGTTAGGATTGTTGTTTAATGGTTTGTTAAAAGTACCAATGCAATTTTTTATTCTGTTAGTTGGTGTGATGGTTTTTGTATTTTATCAATTTAATGCAGCGCCGTTAAATTTTAATCCGAAAGCAAATGAAGCGGTTATCAATTCTAAATATGCTGCTGAATATGCTTCGTTAGAAAATCAATACAAAAAGATTGAGAACGATAAAAAAGCATTGGTTTTAGATGGAGTTCAAGCCAGTGATAAAATTAAAATTAAAGAATTAGAGGTTAAGAGTGTAGCAATTAAAGAACAAGCAAAAGGTGTTATTCATAAAGCAGATGCTTCGGTAGAAACCAATGATAAAGATTACGTTTTTATTCATTTTATTTTAAACAATTTACCAAGAGGATTAATTGGTTTGTTATTGGCGGTGATTTTATCTGCGGCAATGTCATCAACAGCATCAGAATTAAATGCGTTGGCAAGTACAACTGCAATCGATTTATACAAGCGAAATGTAAAAGAAGAAAAATCTGATGAGCATTATGTAAAAGCTTCAAAGTGGTTTACGTTAGGTTGGGGAATTCTCGCCATTTTAGTAGCGTGTGTTGCCAATTTGTTTGATAATTTAATTCAGTTGGTAAATATTATTGGTTCTATTTTTTACGGAAACGTTTTGGGAATATTTTTATTGGCATTTTTCATCAAATTTGTAAAAGGAAACGCCGTATTTATTGCTGCTTTGATAACACAAGCAATTATTATCGGTGTGTTTTTACTAGATTGGTTGCCATATTTATGGTTAAATTTATTGGGTTGTGTTTTGGTGATGGGAATCGCAATTCTTATACAAACTACTCAAAAAAATAAAATGGATGTAGTTACAGTTTAA
- a CDS encoding GNAT family N-acetyltransferase, whose protein sequence is MKSFSFTDFPEINTERLLLRQLNDDDADAVFKLRSNTEINKLITRKTPKNTEEATEFIAVCQQEFKKENRIFWTMELNETNQVIGTIVFHKISLDDNYAEIGYELHPTFHRKGFMNEAMQVVLKFGKATLQLKIIEAFTHQNNKASIALLEKHHFVFQPKRRDEGFENNRIFRLEINQ, encoded by the coding sequence ATGAAGTCATTTTCTTTTACAGATTTTCCAGAAATAAACACAGAACGATTGTTGTTAAGACAATTAAATGATGATGATGCTGATGCTGTTTTTAAACTGAGATCTAATACAGAAATCAACAAATTAATCACTAGAAAAACACCTAAAAATACTGAAGAAGCAACTGAGTTTATTGCTGTTTGTCAGCAAGAATTTAAAAAAGAAAATCGTATTTTTTGGACAATGGAACTCAACGAAACCAACCAAGTGATCGGAACAATTGTATTTCATAAAATTTCGTTGGATGATAATTATGCAGAAATTGGGTACGAATTACATCCAACATTTCATCGAAAAGGTTTTATGAATGAAGCGATGCAAGTCGTTTTAAAGTTTGGAAAAGCTACCTTGCAATTAAAAATAATAGAAGCATTTACGCATCAAAATAATAAAGCATCAATTGCGTTGTTAGAGAAACACCATTTTGTTTTTCAACCAAAAAGAAGAGATGAAGGTTTTGAAAATAATCGTATTTTTCGTCTCGAAATAAATCAATAA